In Planctomycetota bacterium, the genomic stretch GCGGCCTGAGAGGGCGGCTGTTCCTCACCGTGCGACTGGCACCGGCGCGCGCCACCCCCCCAGCGCGCCCAGGAATCCCTTCGACGGGCGCGAACGCCGGCCACACGCCATGCGCAATCGACCACTGGATGCCCCGCCGCTCGGGAGCAACGCACGACATCCGCCGATGGCCAGCTTGTCAGTGGCCAGCGGCGGGCGCGGAGCTCCGGTCATAAACCCCCAGGTTACCTAATGTGTACCCTGGCATGCCGGGCGGCGCAAGGGCGTACTTGTACCCATTCCGGTGGGCTAGACATACCCGCGCGTCGCCCGACATCAACGCCTGGACCTCTCGTCACATGCGCACGCGCTCTGCGTGCCAATGGCAACGGCCTACCGCGCGGATGTCTCCAGAGGGACACGGTGAGGCCGATGTCGCTTTGCCCTGTACATGGCGGCCTCGGCCTCTGCCAGGAGGGTGTCCAAGGCGACCCGCGCACCCGGGGGGCACACTACCGTGCCCACGCTCACTCTCAGCTCATAGGGGTGGCCGTTCTCCTGGTGCTTGCGCGCGAGGGCCTCCTGGAAACGCGCGGCAAGCGCATCATTGAACCTCTCACTCGCATGGGCTGCCACGACGGCAAACTCGTCGCCGCCGACCCGTGCGATGATATCCGACGCCCGGAAGGCGCGGCGCATGGCGTCTGCCACGGTGCGCAGGGCCTGGTCGCCCGCCGCGTGGCCCTGGGTGTCGTTGATCTGCTTCATGTTATCCACGTCGGCATACAGCAGGCCCGTCTGCCATCCCATCCGCGCGTCGAGCATCAGCTGCTGTTCCGCGAGCGCGAACAGCCCCCGGCGGTTGTAGACGCCTGTCAGTTCGTCGGTGAGCGAGAGCGCGCGCACCTCCTCCAGGAGACGGTGACGCTCGATGGCGTGGAGAATGGTCCGTCCGAGAAGGTCGTGCCGCAGCCCCTCCTCGAAGATGCAATCTTGCGCGCCGGCTCGCAACACGCTGGTCTCCAGGGCCTCGTCGCGGGCATCTCCCACGCCAACGACCGGAACGTCGGGAGCCGCCGAGCAGAGACGGCGGATCAGCGCGGTCCCGCCTGAGGCAGCCAGCGAGAGATCAATGACGATCGCATCGTAGCGTCGAGCTCCCAGCTTCTCGCGGGCCTCGTCCGGACCTCCCACCCACTCGGCGGACATGGCGGGCAGGCCCTTGCCTCCGGGGATTTCGCTCAAGGCTTGCCTGACTTGCGCCGCAGGCCCTACAACGAGCAGCGAGAGGGGGTGGGGTTCGGCTGCCGCGGTCTGGCAGACGACATCTGCCACGGGACCTTGGTCTGAGACGACCTCCTTGCCCACTGCGCGCGACTCGGCCAGGCTGCCGGCGCGGTCCGGGTGGGCGTCAGTCGGCGTGTCCGGCTGCACATGTGGGCCAAGCGTCCCGGTGATCTCCTCAAGAGCGAAGTCATGCTGCGCCGTGCAAGGGGCGTCGCTGAGCGCCCCGGGGTCACGGGGCACCTGCACCGCGAGGAAGGCATCTTCGGCTGCCAGGAACGCTGCGGCAACGCGCGGGTCGAAATGTTTGCCCTGCTCCTGACGGATGATCTCGCGCGCCACCTCGTGCGGGTAGCCCTTCTTGTAGACTCTGCGGTTCGTGAGAGCGTCGTAGACATCGGCCAAGGCGACAATGCGGGCACACAGGGGAATGCGATCGCCTGCCAGGCTGTGAGGGTATCCCTTGCCATCGAAGCGCTCGTGGTGGCACAGCGCAATGTCGCGCGCCATGAGCAGATAGTCGGCCTCGGGGCACTGATGCGACGCCGCCTCGAGCGTGGCCGCCCCGATGAGCGTGTGGCGCTGCATGAGCTGGAACTCCGAAGCGTTCAGGCGCGCGCGCTTGAAGAGGACGGCGTCGGGGATGCCGACCTTGCCGATGTCGTGCAGCGGCGAGGTGTGGACCAGGTTCTCGACGAAGGACGACGTGATTGCTCCGTTGAAATCGCCGGAATGGGCAAGTTTCTCTCCCAGGATGCGGACATATTCGCGGATTCTCTGGAGGTGGAACGACGTCTCGGGGTCGCGCCACTCTGCCAGGCGGGCCAATGCAAAGACGGCCACCTCGCGCGCCTGGAGCGACAGCACGCGCTCCGCCGCGCGAATGCGCACGCGCAGGATGGCAGGATCGAAGGGCTTGGCCATGTAGTCGTCGGCCCCGGCGCGGAAGGCCTCCATCAGGTCGTCGGCCGCGTCCCGCGCTGTGACCATGATGATGTAGATGTACCGGCCATAGGACTCCGCGCGGATGCGGCGGCAGAGCGCCACGCCGTCCATGTCCGGCATCATCCAGTCCGAGATCACCAGATGGATCGGCTGCTTGCGGATGAGGGCCAAAGCATCCGCTCCGCTCAGGGCAGAGTGCACCGTGTGGCCTGTATCGGCCAGGGCCGAAGACAGCAGTTCCAGTGCGATGGGGTCGTCGTCCACGGCGAGCAGGTGCACCAGCTCCCCTCCTAGCGGCTGACCAGGGCATCGTCGAAGGAATGCCCGAGAGCCTGCGACGCCGCGGTGACAAACGAGCGGGCCTCGGCGCGCAGTTGCTCCAACAATTCCCGCCCTTGACCGACATTGCCGGCGAGGGCGATTTCCACCATCCTGCCCGCGATTGTGGAGAGGCTGTCGGCCGTGAGCTGCCCCGCGGCTCCCTTGAGCTTGTGGGCCAACGCGGCCACGCCCGCCGTGTCACCCACCACCAGGCGCTCATCAACGCCCCGAAGTGTCACCGAGACCTGCTCCACGAACAGCCTGACCAGGTTGACGGCAAGGCGCCTCTCGCCGCACCAAGCCAGTAGCCGTGAGCTATCGAAGGTATCCCCACCCACCATCACGCGCTCCGATGCCCCCTAGCCGGAGACGCCGCCCCTCACCTCGCATGCAAGGCGCAGACGGACCGCTTCAGCCCTTCGTCGCGTGCCCTCTGGAGTTCCCGTGCCCAGAGTATCCCTGGGTGCCGCCTCCGACACACCGCCCGGGAGGCGCCCCTCTACGTTCTATGATGCTACCCCGGCTAGCCCAGGGCTTCAAGGAGTACTTCCACGCGATCTTGTGTGCACGAAGCGTGCACCGCCGCCCCGTCGCCATGGAGGGCGCTCGCCGCTCACTGACCGGCTGTCGCGGGCAGTTGGCTCGCTGGCGCACCGGCGGGCACCGGCCCGGCGGGCGCCAGCCCCTCGGCGATGGCCAGCCTGGTGAGTTCGGCGATCCCTCTCAACCCCGT encodes the following:
- a CDS encoding response regulator, producing the protein MHLLAVDDDPIALELLSSALADTGHTVHSALSGADALALIRKQPIHLVISDWMMPDMDGVALCRRIRAESYGRYIYIIMVTARDAADDLMEAFRAGADDYMAKPFDPAILRVRIRAAERVLSLQAREVAVFALARLAEWRDPETSFHLQRIREYVRILGEKLAHSGDFNGAITSSFVENLVHTSPLHDIGKVGIPDAVLFKRARLNASEFQLMQRHTLIGAATLEAASHQCPEADYLLMARDIALCHHERFDGKGYPHSLAGDRIPLCARIVALADVYDALTNRRVYKKGYPHEVAREIIRQEQGKHFDPRVAAAFLAAEDAFLAVQVPRDPGALSDAPCTAQHDFALEEITGTLGPHVQPDTPTDAHPDRAGSLAESRAVGKEVVSDQGPVADVVCQTAAAEPHPLSLLVVGPAAQVRQALSEIPGGKGLPAMSAEWVGGPDEAREKLGARRYDAIVIDLSLAASGGTALIRRLCSAAPDVPVVGVGDARDEALETSVLRAGAQDCIFEEGLRHDLLGRTILHAIERHRLLEEVRALSLTDELTGVYNRRGLFALAEQQLMLDARMGWQTGLLYADVDNMKQINDTQGHAAGDQALRTVADAMRRAFRASDIIARVGGDEFAVVAAHASERFNDALAARFQEALARKHQENGHPYELRVSVGTVVCPPGARVALDTLLAEAEAAMYRAKRHRPHRVPLETSAR
- a CDS encoding Hpt domain-containing protein; this translates as MVGGDTFDSSRLLAWCGERRLAVNLVRLFVEQVSVTLRGVDERLVVGDTAGVAALAHKLKGAAGQLTADSLSTIAGRMVEIALAGNVGQGRELLEQLRAEARSFVTAASQALGHSFDDALVSR